AGAGGTTACGACGCAGATTCGCCGCATCCACCACATTGACAATGACATCGGTGGTTTCATTGAGCAGGAATGATTTGGCCACCCGCTCTTCAAGCGAGAACATACTGAACGAATAGGTGCCGGGCAGATCGACCAGTTGAAAATTGTGTTGATTAAATTTGACCGTTGCTGATTTTTTGTCGACGGTTACGCCGGGATAGTTGGCCACGTGCTGGTTGACACCGCTGAGCATGTTGAAGATGGTTGATTTGCCGCAATTGGGCTGCCCGGCCAGGGCGACATTGATCATAATTGTTCCACCAGAATCATTTCCGCTTCGCTGCGGCGCAGTGAAAGAAAATAGTTTTGAATTCCAATTTCAATAGGGTCACGTAAAGGAGCGTTGCGAATCATCAGAATCTCAGCACCGGGAATAAACCCCATGTTGAGAAGTTTCTGCTTGAGCGCGCCCCCGGCGGAGCAGGCGTGGACAATGGCTTTATGCTGTTCGGCCAGTTGCGACAGCGGGATGGTCTGTTGTGGATTATTGAGGTGGATCATGCTGAACTCCTTGAGTAGCTTCGCTGAGGAGGTATACGGCGAATAGGAACGCATTCTACAAGGTAAGGAGGAAAAGTCTGTGACCGTGGTCACGCATATGGCAGGTTGTTCACGCAGATGGTGAATCTGGTTTGGAACAACATTGGGTGTGTGCGTCTTGGTGCATTCCGATAATTTGCCGGCTGAAAAAGACTTTTGTAGGCCCTTTAGCAAAATCCAAACAAGCGGGTTGCATTGTTTGACATTGCGATACGATTTTACTAAAAATGGT
This DNA window, taken from Desulfuromonas acetoxidans DSM 684, encodes the following:
- a CDS encoding FeoA family protein — protein: MIHLNNPQQTIPLSQLAEQHKAIVHACSAGGALKQKLLNMGFIPGAEILMIRNAPLRDPIEIGIQNYFLSLRRSEAEMILVEQL